One window from the genome of Streptomyces sp. WZ-12 encodes:
- the pssA gene encoding CDP-diacylglycerol--serine O-phosphatidyltransferase codes for MTVIDPETQASWAPENDDEVDDMPLSTRLSIADTLTLGNAICGFMAVYFTTTGVLIPHLTGTEDGGMARHSAAMAVILMLLASVFDLFDGLVARKLRASAMGAELDNLSDLISFGLAPAYFVVTWGMVAQDAHQKVSVVAAVVVLLAVVLRLARFSCVTIRDGIFQGMPSPFGALTVVAIVLLELPFLPTLLAIIGVAWLMVSRVEYPKPRGRLAVAMLSWIVLSMGMLAAWALDAPNGQLLLQTGCALQIVLGAMIPVFATARRVNTFRDNRRESRAESHAAHQP; via the coding sequence TTGACCGTGATTGATCCCGAGACACAGGCGAGCTGGGCGCCGGAGAACGACGACGAGGTCGACGACATGCCGTTGTCGACGCGGTTGTCAATAGCGGACACCCTGACGCTCGGCAACGCCATCTGCGGCTTCATGGCCGTGTACTTCACCACCACCGGCGTGCTCATCCCGCACCTCACGGGGACCGAGGACGGCGGGATGGCGCGGCACAGCGCGGCGATGGCTGTGATCCTGATGCTGCTGGCATCGGTCTTCGACCTCTTCGACGGGCTGGTGGCGCGCAAGCTGCGGGCCTCGGCGATGGGGGCCGAGCTCGACAACCTCTCCGACCTGATCAGCTTCGGGCTGGCACCCGCGTACTTCGTCGTGACCTGGGGCATGGTCGCCCAGGACGCGCACCAGAAGGTGTCGGTGGTCGCGGCGGTGGTGGTCCTCCTGGCGGTGGTGCTCCGGCTCGCGCGCTTCTCCTGCGTCACGATCCGCGACGGCATCTTCCAGGGGATGCCGAGCCCGTTCGGCGCCCTGACCGTCGTCGCCATCGTCCTGCTGGAGCTGCCGTTCCTGCCGACGCTGCTGGCGATCATCGGGGTGGCCTGGCTGATGGTGAGCCGGGTCGAGTACCCCAAGCCGCGGGGCCGGCTCGCGGTGGCGATGCTGAGCTGGATCGTGCTCAGCATGGGCATGCTCGCCGCCTGGGCCCTGGACGCCCCCAACGGCCAGCTGCTGCTCCAGACCGGCTGCGCCCTGCAGATCGTCCTGGGCGCGATGATCCCGGTCTTCGCGACGGCCCGGAGGGTCAACACCTTCCGCGACAACCGCCGCGAGTCGCGCGCCGAATCGCACGCCGCGCACCAGCCCTGA
- a CDS encoding acyl-CoA dehydrogenase family protein: MARLAQTEGLTDIQREILSTVRDFVDKEIIPVATELEHRDEYPTQIVEGLKELGVFGLMIPEEYGGLGESLLTYALTVEEIARGWMSVSGIINTHFIVAYMLKQHGTQEQKDHFLPKMAAGEIRGAFSMSEPALGSDVSAISSKGVRDGDDYVLNGQKMWLTNGGSSTLVAVLCRTDEGHPEGTAPHKSMTTFLVEKEAGFGEVRPGLTIPGKIEKMGYKGVDTTELIMDGLRVPADRILGGESGRGFYHMMDGVEVGRVNVAARGCGVAQRAFELGVSYAQQRRTFGKPIAQHQAIQFKLAEMATKVEAAHAMMVNAARKKDSGQRNDLEAGMAKYLASEYCKEVVEDAFRIHGGYGFSKEYEIERLYREAPMLLIGEGTAEIQKMIIGRRLLEEYRIQG; this comes from the coding sequence ATGGCGCGTCTCGCACAGACCGAGGGCCTGACCGACATCCAGCGGGAAATCCTCTCCACCGTCCGGGATTTCGTGGACAAGGAGATCATCCCGGTCGCCACCGAGTTGGAGCACCGCGACGAATACCCCACGCAGATCGTCGAGGGCCTGAAGGAACTCGGCGTGTTCGGGCTGATGATTCCGGAGGAATACGGCGGCCTCGGCGAGTCGTTGCTCACCTATGCGTTGACGGTCGAGGAGATCGCCCGCGGCTGGATGAGCGTGTCGGGCATCATCAACACCCACTTCATCGTGGCGTACATGCTCAAGCAGCACGGCACACAGGAACAGAAGGACCATTTCCTGCCGAAGATGGCGGCCGGCGAGATCCGGGGCGCCTTCTCGATGTCGGAGCCGGCGCTGGGTTCCGACGTCTCGGCCATTTCCTCCAAGGGTGTACGGGACGGCGACGATTACGTCCTCAACGGCCAGAAGATGTGGCTCACCAACGGCGGTTCGTCGACGCTGGTGGCGGTGTTGTGCCGGACCGACGAGGGGCACCCGGAGGGCACCGCTCCGCACAAGTCGATGACGACCTTCCTGGTGGAGAAGGAGGCCGGCTTCGGCGAGGTGCGCCCGGGCCTGACCATCCCCGGCAAGATCGAGAAGATGGGCTACAAGGGCGTCGACACCACCGAGTTGATCATGGATGGTCTGCGCGTTCCGGCGGACCGGATCCTCGGCGGCGAGAGCGGGCGTGGCTTCTATCACATGATGGACGGCGTCGAGGTGGGCCGGGTCAACGTGGCCGCGCGCGGCTGCGGCGTCGCCCAGCGCGCCTTCGAACTCGGCGTGTCCTACGCCCAGCAGCGACGGACGTTCGGCAAGCCGATCGCCCAGCACCAGGCCATTCAGTTCAAGCTGGCGGAAATGGCGACAAAGGTAGAGGCCGCCCATGCCATGATGGTTAATGCCGCACGCAAAAAGGACTCCGGGCAACGAAACGACCTTGAAGCGGGCATGGCGAAGTACCTGGCCTCCGAGTACTGCAAGGAGGTGGTCGAGGACGCCTTCCGCATCCACGGCGGCTACGGCTTCTCCAAGGAGTACGAGATCGAGCGCCTCTACCGGGAGGCCCCGATGCTCCTGATCGGCGAGGGCACGGCCGAGATCCAGAAAATGATCATCGGCCGCCGGCTACTTGAGGAGTACCGAATCCAGGGGTGA
- a CDS encoding phosphatidylserine decarboxylase: MPHSQSSAPRGRVRLARGASPWLLPTVATAAVSLARSRRSGRWAAVAVPTTALAAGMLWFFRDPEREIASGRVISPADGVVQSIMPWKDGRTRVAIFMSPLNVHVNRAPLAGTVTSVEHIPGGFVPAFNKESENNERVVWHFDTELGDVEMVQIAGAVARRIVPYVPQGAKVEQGERVGLIRFGSRVDVYLPEGVEPAVEVGQATTAGVTRLDRD, encoded by the coding sequence ATGCCCCACAGCCAATCCTCTGCACCTCGCGGTCGCGTCCGCCTCGCGCGCGGAGCGTCGCCGTGGCTCCTCCCGACCGTGGCAACGGCAGCGGTCAGCCTGGCCCGCTCCCGCCGGTCGGGACGCTGGGCCGCCGTCGCCGTGCCCACCACCGCACTCGCGGCGGGCATGCTGTGGTTCTTCCGCGACCCCGAGCGAGAGATCGCGTCGGGACGCGTCATCTCTCCGGCCGACGGCGTGGTGCAGAGCATCATGCCGTGGAAGGACGGGCGCACCCGCGTCGCGATCTTCATGAGCCCGTTGAACGTCCACGTCAACCGCGCGCCGCTGGCCGGCACGGTGACGTCCGTGGAGCACATCCCCGGCGGCTTCGTCCCGGCGTTCAACAAGGAGAGCGAGAACAACGAGCGGGTCGTCTGGCACTTCGACACCGAGCTGGGCGACGTCGAGATGGTGCAGATCGCCGGCGCGGTCGCCCGCCGCATCGTGCCGTACGTGCCCCAGGGCGCCAAGGTCGAGCAGGGCGAGCGCGTCGGGCTGATCCGCTTCGGCTCGCGGGTGGACGTCTACCTCCCGGAAGGCGTCGAACCGGCGGTCGAGGTCGGCCAGGCCACTACCGCGGGGGTGACTCGCCTTGACCGTGATTGA
- a CDS encoding MaoC family dehydratase: MQFGRTYEEFTIGDVYKHWPGKTVTEYDDHLFCLLTMNHHPLHMDSNYAEQTTDFGKNVVVGNYIYSLLLGMSVPDVSGKAIANLEIESLKHVAPTFHGDTLYGETTVLDKTPSKSKSDRGIVHVETKGYKQDGTLVCVFRRKVMVPTATYIKERGGEQPGRPELKAPATRKEK, from the coding sequence ATGCAGTTCGGCCGCACTTACGAAGAGTTCACCATCGGCGACGTCTACAAGCACTGGCCGGGCAAGACGGTGACCGAATACGACGACCACCTGTTCTGCCTGCTGACCATGAACCACCATCCGCTGCACATGGACAGCAACTACGCCGAACAGACCACCGACTTCGGAAAGAACGTCGTCGTCGGCAATTACATCTACTCCCTCCTGCTGGGCATGTCGGTACCGGACGTCTCCGGAAAGGCGATCGCCAATCTGGAGATCGAGTCGCTGAAGCACGTGGCGCCGACGTTCCACGGTGACACGCTCTACGGCGAGACGACGGTGCTCGACAAGACGCCGTCGAAGTCCAAGTCCGACCGCGGCATCGTGCACGTCGAGACCAAGGGCTACAAGCAGGACGGCACCCTGGTCTGCGTCTTCCGGCGCAAGGTGATGGTCCCCACGGCGACCTACATCAAGGAGCGCGGCGGCGAACAGCCCGGCCGCCCCGAGCTCAAGGCCCCCGCGACCCGTAAGGAGAAGTGA
- a CDS encoding protein meaA, which produces MTERQKDRPWLMRTYAGHSTAEASNELYRRNLAKGQTGLSVAFDLPTQTGYDPDHVLARGEVGRVGVPVSHLGDMRRLFQDIPLEQMNTSMTINATAMWLLALYEVVAEEQGADTGKLAGTTQNDIVKEYLSRGTHVFPPGPSLRLTTDMITYTVNNIPKWNPINICSYHLQEAGATPVQEISYAMSTAIAVLDAVFASGQVPEDRKGEVVARISFFVNAGVRFVEEMCKMRAFTQIWDRITHERYGIENPKQRRFRYGVQVNSLGLTEAQPENNVQRIVLEMLAVTLSKDARARAVQLPAWNEALGLPRPWDQQWSLRIQQVLAHESDLLEYEDIFAGSHVIEAKVEALVADCLAEIDRIQEMGGAMAAVESGYLKSQLVSAHAERRARIESGEEKIVGVNCFESTEPNPLTAGGESGESAILTVDPANEERVVRALHDWRDNRDELRAQEALSALKKTAAGTANLFPATLECARAGVTTGEWAWALRDVFGEFRAPTGVSGAPVAVTAEAGTPLAAVREKVARTAAELGGGRLRLLVGKPGLDGHSNGAEQIAVRARDAGFEVVYQGIRLTPEQIVAAAVAEDVHCVGLSILSGSHAALVPDVLARLRRAGAPELPVIVGGIIPSADAAALREAGVAAVFTPKDFGITEIIGRIVDEIRTANKLDPMEVLA; this is translated from the coding sequence ATGACTGAGCGTCAGAAGGATCGTCCGTGGCTGATGCGGACGTACGCCGGGCACTCCACCGCCGAGGCGTCCAACGAGCTGTACCGGCGTAACCTCGCCAAGGGCCAGACCGGCCTGTCGGTCGCGTTCGACCTCCCGACGCAGACCGGATACGACCCCGACCACGTCCTGGCCCGCGGCGAGGTCGGTCGGGTCGGGGTCCCGGTGTCCCATCTGGGCGACATGCGGCGGCTGTTCCAGGACATCCCGCTGGAGCAGATGAACACCTCGATGACCATCAACGCCACCGCCATGTGGCTGCTGGCGCTCTACGAAGTGGTCGCCGAGGAACAGGGCGCCGACACCGGCAAGTTGGCGGGAACCACGCAGAACGACATCGTCAAGGAGTACCTCTCGCGCGGGACGCACGTCTTCCCGCCGGGTCCCTCGCTGCGGCTGACCACCGACATGATCACGTACACGGTCAACAACATCCCGAAGTGGAACCCGATCAACATCTGCAGCTACCACCTGCAGGAGGCGGGAGCCACTCCGGTCCAGGAGATCTCCTACGCGATGTCCACCGCGATCGCCGTGTTGGACGCGGTGTTCGCGTCCGGCCAGGTCCCCGAGGACCGCAAGGGTGAGGTGGTCGCGCGCATTTCGTTCTTCGTCAACGCGGGCGTCCGGTTCGTCGAAGAGATGTGCAAGATGCGGGCGTTCACGCAGATCTGGGACAGGATCACGCACGAGCGCTACGGCATCGAGAACCCCAAGCAGCGCCGCTTCCGTTACGGCGTCCAGGTCAACTCCCTGGGATTGACCGAGGCGCAGCCGGAGAACAACGTCCAGCGGATCGTCCTGGAGATGCTGGCCGTCACGCTCTCCAAGGACGCCCGCGCCCGCGCCGTCCAACTGCCGGCCTGGAACGAGGCGTTGGGCCTGCCCCGCCCGTGGGACCAGCAGTGGTCGCTGCGCATCCAGCAGGTGCTGGCGCACGAGTCGGACCTGTTGGAGTACGAGGACATCTTCGCCGGGTCGCACGTCATCGAGGCCAAGGTGGAAGCTCTGGTGGCCGACTGCCTGGCCGAGATCGACCGGATCCAGGAGATGGGCGGCGCGATGGCGGCCGTGGAATCCGGCTATCTGAAGTCGCAGTTGGTGTCGGCGCACGCCGAGCGGCGGGCCCGGATCGAGTCCGGCGAGGAGAAGATCGTCGGCGTCAACTGCTTCGAGTCGACCGAGCCCAACCCGCTCACCGCCGGCGGCGAATCCGGCGAATCCGCGATCCTGACGGTGGACCCGGCCAACGAGGAGCGCGTCGTACGGGCCCTGCACGACTGGCGGGACAACCGGGACGAACTGCGGGCGCAGGAGGCGCTCTCGGCGCTGAAGAAGACCGCGGCGGGCACCGCCAACCTCTTCCCGGCGACGCTGGAGTGCGCACGGGCCGGCGTGACGACCGGCGAGTGGGCCTGGGCGCTGCGGGACGTCTTCGGCGAGTTCCGGGCTCCGACGGGCGTCTCGGGCGCACCGGTGGCGGTCACCGCGGAGGCCGGCACGCCGCTGGCGGCGGTCCGCGAGAAGGTCGCGAGGACCGCGGCCGAACTCGGCGGTGGGCGACTGCGGCTGCTGGTCGGCAAGCCCGGCCTGGACGGGCACAGCAACGGCGCCGAGCAGATCGCCGTGCGGGCCAGGGACGCCGGTTTCGAGGTGGTATACCAAGGCATCCGGCTCACCCCGGAGCAGATCGTGGCGGCGGCGGTCGCCGAGGACGTGCACTGCGTGGGGCTGTCGATCCTGTCGGGGTCGCACGCCGCGCTGGTGCCGGACGTGTTGGCGCGGCTGCGCCGGGCCGGAGCGCCCGAACTGCCGGTCATCGTGGGCGGCATCATCCCGTCCGCGGACGCGGCCGCGCTGCGCGAGGCGGGTGTCGCCGCCGTCTTCACCCCGAAGGACTTCGGGATCACGGAGATCATCGGCCGTATCGTCGACGAGATCCGCACCGCGAACAAACTCGACCCCATGGAGGTCCTCGCATGA
- a CDS encoding HpcH/HpaI aldolase/citrate lyase family protein, with the protein MTARPSPATAPAGSLPQTPSGGAPLAPASSAVQRLRPRRSCLAVPGSNPRFLEKAQGLPADQVFLDLEDACAPLAKPEARHTIVTFLNEGDWTGKTRVVRVNDWTTEWTYRDVVTVVEGAGANLDCIMLPKVQDAAQVTALDLLLTQIEKTMGLEVGRIGIEAQIENAKGLVNVDAIAAASPRLETIIFGPADFMASINMKSLVVGEQPPGYPADAYHYILMRILMAARTHNLQAIDGPYLQIKNVDGYREVAGRAAALGFDGKWVLHPGQVEAANEVFSPSQEDYDHAELILDAYEWCTSEAGGKKGSAMLGDEMIDEASRKMALVIAGKGRAAGMTRKSTFEAPEA; encoded by the coding sequence ATGACCGCCCGCCCGTCGCCCGCCACCGCCCCGGCGGGAAGCCTCCCCCAGACCCCGTCCGGGGGTGCCCCCCTCGCTCCTGCCTCTTCTGCCGTGCAGCGCCTGCGTCCGCGCCGTTCCTGCCTGGCGGTGCCCGGCAGCAACCCCCGTTTCCTGGAGAAGGCCCAGGGCCTGCCGGCCGACCAGGTGTTCCTGGACCTGGAGGACGCCTGCGCGCCGCTGGCCAAGCCGGAGGCCCGGCACACCATCGTCACGTTCCTCAACGAGGGCGACTGGACGGGCAAGACGCGGGTGGTGCGGGTCAACGACTGGACCACCGAGTGGACTTACCGGGACGTCGTCACGGTCGTCGAGGGCGCCGGGGCGAACCTCGACTGCATCATGCTGCCGAAGGTGCAGGACGCCGCGCAGGTGACGGCCCTGGACCTGCTGTTGACGCAGATCGAGAAGACGATGGGCCTGGAGGTCGGCCGGATCGGCATCGAGGCGCAGATCGAGAACGCCAAGGGCCTGGTGAACGTCGACGCGATCGCCGCCGCCTCGCCCCGTCTGGAGACCATCATCTTCGGCCCGGCCGACTTCATGGCGTCCATCAACATGAAGTCCCTGGTGGTCGGCGAACAGCCGCCCGGCTACCCGGCGGACGCCTACCACTACATCCTGATGCGCATCCTGATGGCGGCCCGCACCCACAACCTCCAGGCCATCGACGGCCCTTACCTCCAGATCAAGAACGTCGACGGCTACCGCGAGGTCGCCGGCCGCGCCGCCGCGCTCGGCTTCGACGGCAAGTGGGTGCTGCACCCGGGCCAGGTGGAGGCGGCCAACGAGGTCTTCTCACCGTCCCAGGAGGACTACGACCACGCCGAGTTGATCCTGGACGCGTACGAGTGGTGCACGTCCGAGGCGGGCGGGAAGAAGGGTTCGGCGATGCTCGGCGACGAGATGATCGACGAGGCGAGCCGCAAAATGGCGCTGGTGATCGCCGGAAAGGGCCGGGCCGCCGGCATGACCCGCAAGAGCACTTTCGAAGCCCCGGAGGCATGA